The Nitrospira sp. SG-bin1 sequence CTCTCAGCCTAGACCTAAACCTTAACCTTTCCTATTTCGTGGCGACATGAACGGCGACAATGCCACCGCTAAGGTTCTTGTACGATACCTGACGAAATCCGGCATCACGTAGGATCTGGCAGAGCCGTTCTTGATCGGGAAATGTCCGTATCGACGCGGGGAGGTATTCGTAGACGCCGGTGCGGTCGCGGGCGACGATCGTGCCGATCCAGGGCAGCAGTTTGAACGAATACCAATCGTAGAGCCTGCGCAACCATCCGAAGACCGGCCGCGAAAACTCCAGGCACACGAAGCGGCCGCCGGGCTTCATGACACGGCGGATCTCTCGCACGGCTTGTGGGAGATCCCCGACGTTCCGCATGCAGAAACCGGTGGTGACGGCATCGAAGGTGTTGTCCCCGAATCCCAACTGTTCCGCGCTGGCCTGCAGGCAGGTGATTTTGTCGCTGAGTCCCTTGCCGCCGATCTTTTTGAGGCCCTCGGCCAGCATTGCATGGTTCAGGTCGGATGCGATAACGCGTCCCTTGGGGCCCATGCGCGATTCCAGAAGGAGGGCAAGATCGGCTGTCCCGGAACCCACATCCAGCGCTGTTCCGCGTCCGACGGGAGTAATGAAGGACGCGGTAATTTTCTTCCAATGGTAATGGAGGCCGAAACTCAGCAGCGTGTTGTTCAGGTCGTAGACGCCTGCAATGGAGGTGAACATCCGCTGCACGGCGTCTTCACGGGCCCGGCCGGACCATGTCGAGACGACCTTGGCCGGAGCCTTGGAATCTTGGGTCAATGGAGGATGATCGGTTCCCACCATTTGACGGTGGTAGCACCCCGTTTCAAGCTTTGTCAAGGTGAGGTGCCAGAGTTTACGTGAGATGGATATCGTCTCAATGCACAGTACGAGGAAGCGAAAGCTCCGGTATGTCTCCGTCCATGATGTTCGAAGTATTCCTAATCTCAGCTTCGCATGAATGTCGCCGCCGGCTCGTGTGATCGCAGGGCGGAGCAAAATGGTATAATCCTGCCCCTATGGGCAACTCGATCGTCATCAAAGGCGCGCGGGAACACAATCTCAAGAATATCGACGTGGAGATTCCACGCGACAAGCTGGTCGTGATCACCGGCTTGAGCGGGTCGGGCAAGTCGTCGCTGGCCTTCGATACGATTTATGCGGAAGGTCAGCGCCGGTACGTCGAATCGCTGTCGGCCTATGCGCGACAGTTCCTCGAACAGATGGGCAAGCCGGACGTGGATTCGATCGAAGGCCTGTCTCCCGCGATTTCCATCGAGCAAAAGAGTACCAGCCACAATCCACGGTCCACAGTCGGCACGGTCACGGAAATCTACGATTATCTTCGACTGCTCTTTGCCCGTGTCGGACGGCCCTATTGTTTTCAATGCGGAGATGAGATTACCGCACAGACTGTCCAGCAGATGGTCGATGCGATCGCCGCTCTGCCGGAAGGCGAGAAGTTTCAGATTCTGGCGCCGATCGTCCGCGGGCGGAAGGGAGAATATCGCAAGGAACTGCTGGAGATGCGAAAGGCCGGCTATGTCCGCGCCCGCGTCGATGGCAAGCTTGTCGATCTGGGCGAGGACATCACACTCGATAAGCAGAAAAAGCACACGATCGAGATCATCGTCGATCGATTGGTGATGAAACCCGGCGATGCCCTCATGCGCCGGCTGGCCGATTCCGTCGAAATAGCGGTGAGGTTGGCCGGCGGACTGGTCGGAGTGCTGACCGAAGACGGCCAAAGCAGGCTCTACAGCGACCGGCTGGCTTGCATCAAATGCGGGGTCAGTTACCCGGAAGTCACACCCCGGGTCTTTTCCTTCAATAGCCCACATGGCGCCTGTCCGGCTTGTGACGGTATCGGTTATGCCGTGACACCCGGTTGCCCGGAAGAAGAGGACCTCACCCTGCTGGAACCCTGCTCCGTCTGCCATGGCGCAAGGCTGAGGCCTGAAAGTCTGTCTATTAAACTGGCTAAGAAGTCGATTGCCGAAGTCACCAGCCTCTCGGTCCGTGCCGCCGCTGACTTCTTCGTGTCGCTGAAGTTTTCCGATCGGGAGCTGGTGATCGCGCATCGAATCCTGAAGGAAATTCGTGAGCGGTTGGGCTTCCTCGTCAATGTGGGCCTGGACTATCTGACCCTCGATCGGGCGGCAGCGACCTTGTCCGGCGGCGAAGGGCAACGGATTCGGTTAGCGACGCAAATCGGGTCCGGCCTGGTCGGCGTGTTGTACATCCTTGATGAGCCATCCATCGGATTGCACCAGCGCGACAATCGCCGATTGTTACAGACATTGCTGAGATTACGGGACCTTGGGAATACCGTCGTCGTGGTCGAGCACGATACGGAGACCATGATCGCAGCTGATCATATTCTCGATATGGGCCCGGGCGCCGGTTCACACGGTGGGCATGTCGTGGCGCAAGGGACGCCTCAGCAGATCATGGGTGATCCAAGCTCATTGACCGGCCAGTATTTGCGTGGGGCGCAGGCGGTGTCGGTGCCGCGGCGGGAGCGGAAAGCCAAGGGCATGCTGTCCGTGGTCGGGGCGCAGAAGCATAATCTCAAGAATGTTACGGCACGCATTTCTCTTGGACTGTTGACCTGTGTTACGGGGGTGTCCGGATCGGGCAAGAGCACACTGGTCCTGGAAGTCTTGTTCCATTCCCTCTCGCAGATGCTGTACCACAAGAAGCCCAAGATCGATGGCTGTAAAGAATTAAAAGGCGTCGATGCGCTCGATAAGGTCATCGATATCGATCAATCGCCGATCGGCCGAACTCCCCGCTCGAACCCAGCCACCTACACGGGCCTGTTCGGCTACATCCGCGATCTTTACTCCAACCTGCCGGAGTCTCGCGTCCGCGGCTATAAGCCGGGGCGGTACAGCTTCAACGTGAAAGGCGGCCGCTGCGAAGCCTGCCAAGGTGATGGGCTCATCAAGATCGAAATGCATTTCCTGCCCGATGTCTATGTGACCTGCGAGGTATGCAAGGGGCAACGCTACAACCGCGAAACGCTCGAAATCCTCCACAAAGGGAAGAGCATCGCCGATGTGCTGAATATGACGGTGGACGACGCATTGGAGTTTTTCGAACATATCCCACTAATCAAGGCAAAACTTCAGACCCTGCACGATGTCGGCCTGCATTATGTGAAGCTCGGCCAGTCGGCGACGACGCTCTCCGGCGGCGAAGCCCAGCGGGTAAAGCTGTCGCGGGAGCTTTCCAAACGCGCGACCGGGCGGACCATGTACATCCTCGATGAACCGACGACCGGCCTGCATTTCGCCGATGTGCAGCGGTTGCTCGATGTGCTGGATCGACTCGTAGAAGCCGGCAACACAGTGCTGGTGATCGAACACAACTTGGATGTCATCAAGAATGCCGACTGGATCATCGACCTGGGTCCGGAGGGCGGCGATCGCGGCGGCGAGATCGTGGCAGAGGGACCGCCCAAAGAAATCGCCAAGTCGAAGCGGTCGTATACGGGGCAGGTGTTGAGGGAAGCAGGGCTGTAAGGGCGAATCTTTCGTGCGTCGCCATAATGCGATGAGTTCTGACGACAACTGAATCGCTACTCTTGGCCGCGGGCGACTGTAAGGCGCGATAAGAATCGCATGCCGTCGCCCGCGACACCTTTTTCAGCTACATCTTGCCGCACCCGCTATGGCGACGCCGAAAGCTCCATCCCTTCCAACCCAGCTAGGCGAAGGGGATGACGGCGGGGGGCGAGAAAGTGGTCAGCCGCTGATGTGTACATAAGCTGAGGCCTGGGTGGCAGCCATCCCCACAACCATGTCGAATGATGAGCCAAAATACACAGCGTTTAATTACTGTGTGTGTTTTATTGATCTATTGGGTCAGCGAAATGCTGCTCAAGGTCAAGGCCTGTTACCGAAAATTAGTTCGGAAGCAGAAGACAAGGCTTTTCAGAAAGTCATATCGAAGAACATTGGAGGCATCCTCCAGCTTCAACGGGATGTAGAGGAGTTAAAGAGGGCCTTGTCTCCGGATCCCAATTCGCCATTTCGTCAATATTTGAGTGATGAGGAGAAAACTACATGGGACGAGATCCAATCTGAATCTGTAAGGACCCAGTATTGGTCAGACGGCTTCGTCAAATTTGTATGCTTAGGAAATCAAGAGAGCAAGTATCCAGCAAAAGGAGTATTTGAGCTCTTTTGCACATCAGGATATTTCTGTCTGCTAGGCTTGGTTCGAAACCGTCCTGTCCGGGGTGCTATTGGCCTTGCTTGGGGATCAGAAGTCCGACCAGGTGAATTATACGGGCCTGCAATTGTTAGGGCGTACGAACTCGAAAGCGAAGTGGCTCAATATCCGAGGATCGTAATTGGCCACGAAGTTGTAGAGTTCTTAGAAGCCCATAGTAGCAATCCCGAAGATGGCGTAGTCAGCACAGTCAATCGGGCTTATGCGCTACAGTGCTTGAGCCTACCAAGATGATGACGGCTATAGGATAATTCACTATCTCGGAAATAGTTTTCGACACGCAGTAACTAATGTGCATCATGGTGACTTGTATCAAAAGGCCCGTATGTTTATTGTTCAACAGGTACAGGAACACCAAAGGCTTCAGAACAGCAAGCTCGCGTTCCGCTATACCCAGTTGCTCGCCTACTTTGATGCTCATAGACCTTCGGTCTAAGCATGTAGTGGTTTACAAGTGTGGTATGGGCTGATCAAGTAAGGCGGAAGTAGAAGCAAAGATGTCACGAGCCAAGAAGTACCAACTTTGAGGATATCCTGATAGGTTGTCTATCCCATATGTTTTCGTTGTCCCTCTCCAAAATCCTATGCTCGTTAGGGTGAGTTGATAGCCCTTCTTTTATTTGCTCATTTCCTTTCCTGCCGTTTGAATTCAAGCGACAATACCCCAACAATTTTCCAAGAAGGAGGACGGTGTCCATGCAGACTGTTGCGTTGCTGACGATTTCGAACGTGTTCATGACGCTCGCTTGGTACGGCCATCTGAAGTTCAAGGACTCCCCCTTGTTCACAGTGATTCTGGCGAGTTGGGGGATTGCCTTTATCGAATATTGCTTCCAAGTACCGGCCAATCGGATCGGTCATGGGCAGTTCAGCGCGGCGCAACTGAAGACGATCCAGGAAGTTATTACGCTGGTCGTGTTTTCGATTTTCTCGGTCGTGTATCTGAAGGAAGCGATGAAGTGGAACTATGTGGTGGGATTCGCCCTGATAGTGGTGGCGGTCTTTGTCATCTTCAAAGAGTGATGACCGTCAGGTTACGGCGACTTCCTGTCTTTCATGGCACCCTTTCCATTGAGCTGACGTTCCTCTTCCGCTTGCAGCTCTTCTGTTAGATCACTACAATACCGCGAATTTTTCCCGATTGGCGAGCGAAGGGGGATATCGGTATGCCGAAAGCGAAGAAGACCGACTCGAGTGCGAAGGCCGACGGTGCCGTGAAGAACTCTGCGCCATCATCCGCGCCGACGTCATCCACGGCAGAGGATTTCGAAAGGCTCGGCGTCTTTTACATGGGACGGCCGTACGATCTGGCGGCCAAACAGGCCAAGCCGGGATGGCTTCTCTACGATTCAAAAGATCTGGTGACGCACGCCGTCTGCGTCGGCATGACGGGCAGTGGCAAGACGGGTCTGTGCCTGGCCCTCCTCGAAGAAGCGGCCATCGATAATATTCCCGCGATCATCATCGATCCCAAAGGCGACCTTGGCAATTTAATGCTAACGTTCCCAAGCCTGAAGGGCGAAGACTTCCAGCCTTGGATCAACGAAGACGATGCGCGCAACAAGGGTTTGTCGCCGGCCGACTACGCCAAGGCACAGGCTGAGCTGTGGACAAAAGGCCTGGCCGGTTGGCAACAGGACGGCGCGCGCATCCAACGGCTCCGCGATTCCGCCGATGTGGTGATCTACACGCCGGGCAGCAATGCCGGATTGCCGGTCTCCATCCTCAAATCGTTCGCGGCGCCGGCCGCCGATGTGCGTGAGGATGCGGAGTTGCTGCGCGAACGCATCAGCACGACGGTGACGAGCTTGCTCGGCTTGCTCGGTATCGAAGCCGATCCGATCCAGAGCCGCGAGCACATTCTCCTGTCCACGATTCTCGATCAGACTTGGAAGAAAGAAGAAGATCTGGATTTGGCCTCGTTGATTCAGGCGATTCAATCGCCGCCTGTCGCCAAGATCGGCGTGATGGATGTCGATTCCTTCTTTCCGTCGAAAGAGCGCTTCGCCCTCGCGATGAAGCTCAATAATCTCCTGGCCGCGCCGGGGTTCCAGACCTGGCTGGAAGGCGAGGCGCTGGATATTCAGTCGATCATGTATACCCCTGCCGGGAAACCGAGGCTGGCGATCTTTTCTATCGCGCATCTGAACGATGCGGAGCGCATGTTCTTCGTCACGTTATTGCTGAGTCAAATGGTCGGATGGATGCGGGCGCAATCCGGCACTACCAGCCTGCGCGCCTTGCTCTATATGGATGAGATCTTCGGCTACTTTCCACCTGTCTCGAATCCGCCATCCAAGCTGCCGTTGATGACGCTACTCAAACAGGCGCGCGCATTCGGCCTCGGGGTCGTGTTGGCGACACAAAATCCGGTCGATCTCGATTACAAGGGCTTGGCCAACACCGGCACCTGGTTCATCGGACGATTGCAGACGGAGCGGGACAAGGCGCGGGTGCTGGAAGGATTGGAAGGGGCTTCCAGCAGCGCCGGGAAGAAGTTCGATCGCGGTCGGATGGAGCAAACGCTGGCCGGGCTCGGCAATCGGATCTTCCTCATGAATAACGTGCATGAGGACGAACCGGTCGTGTTTGAGACTCGCTGGTGTCTGTCCTACCTCCGGGGACCTCTGACCAGGACGCAGATCAAGACGCTCATGGAGCCGGTAAGGCGTGAAACGTCAAACGTGAAACGTGAAACGTCCGGGGCTCGACACTCAGCACTCAGCACTCAGTCCTCAGCACTGACATCTCGTCCCATGCTGCCTCCCGATGTCCCGCAGCATTTCGTGCCGCTCCGTGGAACCAAGCCGGAGGGAAGTGAATTGGTCTATGCGCCGATGCTGCTCGGCTCATCGCAGGTCCGTTTTTCCGACTCAAAGAGCGGGATCGATACCACGCAAGGCATGACGGTCCTGGTACCCATGGCCGACGGGCCTGTGGCCATCGATTGGGATAAGGCGATCGCAGCAGAGTTGACTGTGGCGGATCTTGAAAGAGAGCCAGAAGCTGATGCCCAGTTTCTTGCCCTTCCCGCCGGTGCGGGCAAAGCGAAGAGTTATGCCGATTGGAACAAGGATTTCGCCGGCTGGCTCTTTCGCACTCAAAAAGTCGAGTTGTTCAAGAGCCCCAGCACCAAAGAGGTGTCTCACCCAGGCGAGTCCGAGCGGGATTTCCGGGTGCGATTGCAGCAAACCGGACGTGAGCAGCGCGATAAGGTAACGGAATCGCTGCGCCAAAGATATGCCTCGAAGATGGCGACGCTTCAAGACCGAATCAGGCGGGCGGAGCTGGCGAAGGAGAAGCAACAGGCCGAAGCGCGTTCCAGCCAAGTGCAGGCGGCGATTTCCGTCGGCGCCTCCATTCTTGGGGCTTTTCTTGGACGGAAGACGATCAGTGCCTCGAACATCGGCCGGGCCACGACCGCGGTCCGCAGTGCCGGCCGGGTCATGAAAGAGTCGAAAGATGTGGGAGCGGCAGAAGAGAACGTCGCCGCGCTTCAACAGCAATTGGCCGAACTCGAAGCGCAATTTAAATCGGAAAGCGACGCGCTGGCCGCCGCGACCGATCCCTTGAACGAAAAGCTTGAAACGATTTCCATCAAGCCCACCAAGTCCAACATCGCCGTGAAACTCGTGGCCCTCGCCTGGACGCCGCACTGGCGGGATGCTGAAGGCAGGCTCACACCTGGCTGGACGTAACTTCACCCGCTTAGGAAGGAAGTGACGGCTGCCGTCCTCTGCAGTCGTCTGCTACAGAGTAAGATAAAGCCGGAGCGCTCTACTCTTTAGGGTAGTGGCATCCCGAGAATTTCCGCCAGTCTAGGGGCATCCTTAGTGGTTAAAGTGATCGCGCTCAACTAAAGTATATCAACGAGGCTAATAGGAGCGAGGAAGAGGGGTATGCGTGTCTATTTGAGAAACTGACATCAAACTTGAAAATGCTCGTGGATCTTATCTGTCTTTCGCATTCCTGCCCAATTGCGAACTCCACTGCATGTTGGGTTGCAGCTCATCTCACTACCCCGCTCATCCCTGCTCCTGTTCTTTGTAGGACGAGTACCGACATCCCCATTAGTCCTTGTCTGGTATATCTTTCCAGCCGCTGACGTTCAAGTGCAACAAACGGTTCAGCGGAGGCTGTGTCATGCTTGTCCTGATCATCGACGATCATCCTCTCTTTCGCCGAGCACTTCGAGAAGTCATGGAAAGTCATTTCCCTTCGACGGTGGTGCGTGAGGCTTCTACCGGAGAGGAAGCGATTCGGGTCGTACGAACGGAACGCGTCGATCTGGCGATTCTGGATATCAGTCTTCCGGATTCCAGCGGTCTGACGGTATTGAAACGAATCAAACAACTGCGCCCTTCCCTCAAGTGTTTGATGCTGACCATGCACGACCATCCTCAGTATGTGCGTCTGGCCATGGTCCATGGGGCATCCGGTTATCTCACCAAAGGGGCGACCCCAGGAGAACTGCACGATGCCATACGAACCATTCTGTCTGGGGGGCAAGTGGTGATGGAACCGATGCGTGAAATGCTCGACCGCCATTCAATGCCTCACGATAAGATATGGCCGCACGAATCCCTCTCAGCGCGCGAGCTGGAAGTCCTTTCCCTGTTTGCGAGAGGCCGCACCGTCTCACAGGTCGCGAAGCGACTGAAGCTGAGCAGTAAAACCGTGAGCACGTATCGAACCAGATTGCTTGACAAGCTGCACCTTGAGACGACCGCCGATCTGATCCGCTACGCCCTCGATCATCGGCTGGTACGAGAGAATCAATGACCACTGAGACTCTCTGTAGGGGAAACACCGATACCATATTTGTGTTTGTTTTGATACCTAATGTCGACAATTATTAGCAAGCCGCAAGAATAATCGAGTCGGCGCGGCGGCTCATCCTCGTATGGGACGAAAAAGGCAGGGCCATAGACGAGCGCAACGGGGCAAGACATCGATTTGCTCTGGTTTCTTGAGCATCGCTTCTCCTCTCTCGCATCCGACGCGTGTCGTTATCGCAGACAGCCACGAAGTGTTCAGAGCCGGTGTGTGCGCGCTGTTGGAGGGTGAGCGAAATTTCCAAGTAGTCGGTCTGGTCGCCAATGTGCGCCAGGTGCTGATTGAGTCGAAACGAACCAAGCCCGACGTGATCTTGTTGGAATCGACGTTGTCCGGTGGCAAAGCCGATATCTGTAGAACCCTTTTTACCATCATCCCTTCCGTTCGCATCATCATGACGATTTGGGACCATGGGGATCAGGATGCCGCATTCTTTCGTGCCGTCAAGGCCGGTGCACAGGGGGTCCTACCCAAGAGTGTCTCCCGGGTTGAACTCATCCAGGCAATTCACACCGTGGCTCGCGGAGCATCACACTTCGGTTCAGAGTGTCGGTTGTCACAATCGCTGAACGATCGGACCGGAGTCCGTCCTGGACTGCGCATGCTGTCGCCGCAGGAACAGCGGATCATTTCACTCATCGCCGAGGGAAATACAAACAAGGAGATTGCGGGCAAGTTAACCCTGTCCGAAAAGACGGTAAAGAATTATATCGCCAACATGTTTACCAAGCTGGAGATTAGGCGCCGTACCCAAGCGGCGGCCTTCTATTATATGAAAACGTATCAACATCTTGCACCGGTGGATGGACGCATGCCTGCGTAAGATCGAAGTATCTTATGCCGACGATTCTTGTCGTGGATGACGACCGCAGTTCGGACCTGGTTGCACCGCGTTCTGGAAGACCGGGGATACCAGGTCCGGGGAGTCGGGGACGGCAAGGAAGCGCTTGCCTATCTGGAACGTGTCAAGCCCGCTCTCATCGTGTTGGATCTTTTCATGCCCAACATGGTCCACTGTGTCCACTGTTCAATCCATCAAAATATTGGCGATCTCCGGGCACATCATCAGGATATGACCTGACGCAAACCGCGATTGTGCTCGGCGCCCACGATGCCTTGGCCAAGCCCATCAGTGCCGGAGAGTTTCTTCCACGGGTCGACGCCCTGCTTTGTTGACTAGGACACAGCCGCTGTTCTTCCGCGCGGCTCTCTCGCCAGCCGGTAAGGGGCTAGGTATTGCCCGTCCGTCAAGGAATTTCAGCCGCAGATGCCTGGTATCGTGATTGTAAGATACCTTCCTCCGATTCGGTCTTCCCCCATCAAGTTTTATGACCAAAGGGCCGAAAAAGTACGGAATTCGTTTGTTTGAATTCTCACGGCACGCTGCAAACCAGGAATGACGACCTCTCTATCTCAGGGGCAATTGGCTCGGAACCATGTCCTAAAGATCTGGCATGCCCTTCCGAGAGGGAATTCCCTGGAGGAAGAAGAATGGCTCCGGCGCCATCGCGGAATTGTTCGGCTTCTATGGGCGCATGCGGCAGGGGTGCCCCTGTTTGGCGTCTTGACGAGTCACCATGTGTCCCTTGGTTTGATCGGAGGGTCGATCCTGGTGGGGTCGGCCATTCTGGCCATGAGCGGTCGCTTGGCCAATCGGCTTCGAGCGGCCTTGGCGACGGCGGGGTTGATATTCGCGTCGGCGTTGCTGGTGCATCTCTCCAATGGTTTTATCGAGGCACACTTTCATTTCTTCGTGATGATGGCCGTGATCGTCCTGTACCAAGATTGGCTGCCTTTCTTATTGGCGCTCATTTCGGTCGTGGTCGATCACGGGGTCATCGGCACGTTGGCTCCGACCATGGTTTACAACCACTCGGGCACCCAACATCATCCTTGGGCATGGGCGATCATTCATGGAACATTCATTTTGGCGGAATGCGCGGCCCTTCTCGTGTACTGGCGGGTGAATGAAACCGTGCAGGTGGACTTGTGCCGAGAAAAGGAGAGAGCTGAGGCCGCCAGTCGGGCCAAATCCCAATTTCTCGCCAACATGAGTCATGAGATTCGAACACCGATGAACGGCGTACTAGGCATGTCGGAATTACTTCTATTGACCAGTCTCACCGACAAGCAGCGGCACTATGTCGAACAGATTCACGGATCTGGCACCCAGTTACTGCATGTCATCAACGATGTCTTGGATTTTTCGAAGATTGAAGCGGGTAAAATCGCGCTGGAATGCGTCCCGTTCGATCTTTCCGCGGTGATCGGCGAGACCGTGGAGTTCTTCGCGGTGGGAGCCCGCGCCAAGGGACTGAACCTATTCTGCACGTTGGAAGAGGGCCTCCAAACCAAGGTCGTGGGGGATGCGCACCGGTTACGTCAGGTCCTGACGAATTTGCTCGGAAATGCCGTCAAGTTCACCGAATCGGGAAGTGTCACGGTGACCGTGCAAGGCATCCCCGGTGTACCGGGTGGGTTCAAGATCGAGGTGCAAGACACCGGCATTGGAATATCGGAAGCCGCTCAGGCGGTGCTCTTCAAAGAGTTTTCCCAGGCCGATGCATCCTCCACACGAAAATACGGCGGAACCGGGCTGGGTTTGGCCATTTCCAAACGCCTGGTGGAAATGATGCAAGGAGCGATCGGGGTGGACGGTGGACTTGGAAACGGTTCGCGGTTTTGGTTTACGGTTCATTTGACGGCCGCCTCCTCGAATCCGGGCGACAGTCTGGGAGATCGGGCCGCTGCCTAGCCCTCAATCGAAAGGAGAGCAAAAAAATGGAAGTTCATACGATCGGTTACGATTCCAAGAAACATTGGTCGGCCCACAGTCGGCCGAAAATAGACTCTCCCCGAACGCTCGTTTTGCTGTTCGGATCGTCCGGTTTCCTGGAATCTCCCGATCCGCTCAGCGAGCTGATCGACGACTACCGCGAATCGATCGTGATCGGCTGTTCGACCGCCGGTGAGATTTTGGGAACGCAGATTTTCGACGAGAGTGTGAGCGCTGCGATTGTGCGATTCGACGGGACGGATCTACGGATGGCCAGCGCTCCCGCTCGGTCGGCGGAAGATTCGTTCTCCGCCGGGCAGCACATCGCCCGACAGCTGAATGATCCCCGGTTGAAAGGCATCTTCGTGCTCTCGGACGGGCTTCATGTGAACGGAAGCGAACTCGTGCGGGGATTGAATTCAGATGTGTCCTCTTCCGTCGTGGTGACCGGGGGGCTGGCCGGCGACGGTGACCGATTCCGCCGCACTTGGGTCCTGCAGGACAGACGGCCGCAATCCGGTTTTGTGACCGCCGTCGGGTTCTATGGAGATCGTATTCGGGTCGGTCATGGATCGAAAGGGGGATGGGATCGGTTCGGCCCCGAGCGGCGCGTCACGAGATCCACAGGCAATGTTCTCTTCGAACTCGATGGGCGTCCCGCGCTTCAACTGTACAAGGAATATTTGGGAGATCGGGCTTCCGGATTACCGGCGACCGGACTGCTGTTCCCGCTCGCACTGCGTTCCAATCAAACGGATGCCAAGAGTTTGGTCAGAACGATTCTCGGCGTGAATGAACGGGAACAGTCCCTCACGTTCGCGGGCGATATTCCGGAAGGAGCCTATGCGCAGCTGATGAAGGCGAACTTCGACCGGCTCGTTCAAGGGGCCTCGGAAGCGGCAACCTCCACGAAGTTCGCGGTCGATGGTGACTCCGCTCCGCTTGCCATCGCCATCAGTTGCGTGGGACGTCGACTGGTGTTGGGAGGCAGGACGGAGGAAGAAACCGAGGCCACTCTTGACGTGCTGCCCAAAGGGACGCAGCAGATCGGGTTCTATTCCTATGGGGAAATCTCACCCTACACCGCCGGAACCTGCGATCTTCACAACCAGACGATGACCTTG is a genomic window containing:
- the uvrA gene encoding ABC-ATPase UvrA (The UvrABC repair system catalyzes the recognition and processing of DNA lesions. UvrA is an ATPase and a DNA-binding protein. A damage recognition complex composed of 2 uvrA and 2 uvrB subunits scans DNA for abnormalities. When the presence of a lesion has been verified by uvrB, the uvrA molecules dissociate), whose protein sequence is MGNSIVIKGAREHNLKNIDVEIPRDKLVVITGLSGSGKSSLAFDTIYAEGQRRYVESLSAYARQFLEQMGKPDVDSIEGLSPAISIEQKSTSHNPRSTVGTVTEIYDYLRLLFARVGRPYCFQCGDEITAQTVQQMVDAIAALPEGEKFQILAPIVRGRKGEYRKELLEMRKAGYVRARVDGKLVDLGEDITLDKQKKHTIEIIVDRLVMKPGDALMRRLADSVEIAVRLAGGLVGVLTEDGQSRLYSDRLACIKCGVSYPEVTPRVFSFNSPHGACPACDGIGYAVTPGCPEEEDLTLLEPCSVCHGARLRPESLSIKLAKKSIAEVTSLSVRAAADFFVSLKFSDRELVIAHRILKEIRERLGFLVNVGLDYLTLDRAAATLSGGEGQRIRLATQIGSGLVGVLYILDEPSIGLHQRDNRRLLQTLLRLRDLGNTVVVVEHDTETMIAADHILDMGPGAGSHGGHVVAQGTPQQIMGDPSSLTGQYLRGAQAVSVPRRERKAKGMLSVVGAQKHNLKNVTARISLGLLTCVTGVSGSGKSTLVLEVLFHSLSQMLYHKKPKIDGCKELKGVDALDKVIDIDQSPIGRTPRSNPATYTGLFGYIRDLYSNLPESRVRGYKPGRYSFNVKGGRCEACQGDGLIKIEMHFLPDVYVTCEVCKGQRYNRETLEILHKGKSIADVLNMTVDDALEFFEHIPLIKAKLQTLHDVGLHYVKLGQSATTLSGGEAQRVKLSRELSKRATGRTMYILDEPTTGLHFADVQRLLDVLDRLVEAGNTVLVIEHNLDVIKNADWIIDLGPEGGDRGGEIVAEGPPKEIAKSKRSYTGQVLREAGL
- a CDS encoding ATP-binding protein, translated to MGRPYDLAAKQAKPGWLLYDSKDLVTHAVCVGMTGSGKTGLCLALLEEAAIDNIPAIIIDPKGDLGNLMLTFPSLKGEDFQPWINEDDARNKGLSPADYAKAQAELWTKGLAGWQQDGARIQRLRDSADVVIYTPGSNAGLPVSILKSFAAPAADVREDAELLRERISTTVTSLLGLLGIEADPIQSREHILLSTILDQTWKKEEDLDLASLIQAIQSPPVAKIGVMDVDSFFPSKERFALAMKLNNLLAAPGFQTWLEGEALDIQSIMYTPAGKPRLAIFSIAHLNDAERMFFVTLLLSQMVGWMRAQSGTTSLRALLYMDEIFGYFPPVSNPPSKLPLMTLLKQARAFGLGVVLATQNPVDLDYKGLANTGTWFIGRLQTERDKARVLEGLEGASSSAGKKFDRGRMEQTLAGLGNRIFLMNNVHEDEPVVFETRWCLSYLRGPLTRTQIKTLMEPVRRETSNVKRETSGARHSALSTQSSALTSRPMLPPDVPQHFVPLRGTKPEGSELVYAPMLLGSSQVRFSDSKSGIDTTQGMTVLVPMADGPVAIDWDKAIAAELTVADLEREPEADAQFLALPAGAGKAKSYADWNKDFAGWLFRTQKVELFKSPSTKEVSHPGESERDFRVRLQQTGREQRDKVTESLRQRYASKMATLQDRIRRAELAKEKQQAEARSSQVQAAISVGASILGAFLGRKTISASNIGRATTAVRSAGRVMKESKDVGAAEENVAALQQQLAELEAQFKSESDALAAATDPLNEKLETISIKPTKSNIAVKLVALAWTPHWRDAEGRLTPGWT